One genomic segment of Thermoplasmatales archaeon includes these proteins:
- a CDS encoding ammonium transporter, with product MVNLLNNFWVLFASLLIFLMTIAVGFLEIGELGLKMKRSLYKSILITGISFIVMAIVGFNTAFAPTIGGIIGNPFYKPGFFLGSFGSPATIFSTVWWSMSSKYFGADLWAVSYFMLEATSASVTLALVSVVLLRKVKMAAFVAFSVVYFVLIFNLPAAWIWNPTGWLYLLGMRDFAGGLVVHGAAGIAGLAILVRIWQEERWKGLKESPKESFRLNHGFLALAILLLIIGWVGFDPGNTLAFNFDTLIVVSVVLISGFTGMISVLATSYILRKDTGGVLNAVNGIIMGLIVITPLAGFVSPLSAFTLGILSGPLYVFADIYFSGRKWLSDPVGLLSSHMTGGIFGVIMIPFFTQHTYAVFSGNSVLPNGFIFGGGVAALRTLGIEVLGIVVVVVFVFTISYVVMSIISKAMHGILDNSEYSGTVKNVYVVNSAKAQLDKLH from the coding sequence ATGGTTAACCTTCTCAACAACTTTTGGGTTCTTTTTGCATCACTGCTCATATTCTTAATGACGATTGCAGTAGGCTTTCTTGAAATTGGGGAACTCGGATTAAAAATGAAGAGGAGTCTCTACAAGTCTATTCTCATAACGGGAATATCATTCATCGTCATGGCCATAGTAGGTTTCAATACAGCGTTTGCTCCAACGATCGGAGGAATAATCGGGAATCCTTTTTACAAACCGGGCTTTTTTCTGGGATCGTTCGGATCTCCTGCAACGATATTTTCCACGGTTTGGTGGTCAATGTCTTCAAAGTATTTTGGCGCCGATCTATGGGCCGTATCTTATTTTATGCTTGAGGCAACATCGGCTTCAGTTACATTAGCCCTTGTTTCTGTTGTGCTTCTTCGTAAGGTAAAAATGGCCGCCTTCGTAGCATTTTCAGTTGTATATTTTGTACTGATATTTAATCTTCCGGCGGCATGGATCTGGAATCCAACGGGATGGCTCTACTTGTTGGGTATGAGGGATTTCGCCGGAGGGCTTGTTGTGCATGGTGCTGCAGGTATAGCAGGCCTTGCAATACTAGTCAGGATATGGCAGGAAGAAAGGTGGAAAGGCCTGAAGGAAAGCCCAAAGGAGTCTTTCAGACTAAATCATGGATTCTTGGCACTAGCTATCCTTCTTCTCATAATCGGATGGGTAGGTTTCGATCCGGGCAACACACTTGCATTCAATTTTGACACACTTATAGTGGTTTCCGTTGTTCTTATTTCAGGATTTACAGGAATGATTTCTGTATTGGCAACCAGCTATATTCTAAGGAAAGACACTGGAGGAGTACTTAACGCGGTAAATGGGATAATAATGGGGCTTATAGTTATCACACCTCTTGCAGGTTTCGTCAGTCCATTAAGTGCGTTTACTCTCGGGATTCTAAGTGGGCCATTATACGTATTTGCAGACATATATTTCTCCGGTAGAAAGTGGTTAAGCGACCCTGTTGGGCTACTTTCATCACACATGACCGGAGGTATATTTGGCGTCATCATGATTCCATTCTTCACACAGCACACTTACGCCGTGTTCTCTGGAAATTCTGTCCTCCCGAACGGTTTTATTTTTGGCGGAGGCGTAGCTGCACTCAGAACGCTTGGTATCGAAGTTCTGGGAATCGTGGTTGTCGTCGTATTCGTGTTCACCATTTCTTATGTAGTTATGTCCATAATCAGCAAAGCAATGCATGGAATTTTAGATAATTCCGAATATTCTGGCACGGTCAAGAATGTTTACGTCGTAAACTCAGCAAAAGCTCAATTGGATAAATTGCATTAA
- a CDS encoding DUF2004 domain-containing protein, with protein sequence MEKGLEIDFQLQSENEDVRIVEALAAITTYDLKDKIELDYRIFHVRLGEHRFYRILFAGKSVNKLHPHNLKTIKEYFDDLAKHGAIELINKYNKLLKEKATVQRPIKEIEEEYDLWQDPIWQYI encoded by the coding sequence ATGGAAAAGGGACTTGAGATAGATTTTCAATTACAGTCGGAAAATGAGGATGTAAGAATTGTTGAAGCGCTTGCCGCCATCACAACATATGACCTGAAAGACAAGATAGAATTGGATTACAGAATTTTTCATGTAAGACTGGGAGAACACAGGTTTTACAGGATTCTTTTTGCTGGGAAAAGTGTAAACAAACTGCATCCTCATAACCTGAAGACAATAAAAGAATACTTTGATGATTTGGCCAAACATGGAGCAATCGAACTCATTAACAAATATAACAAACTTCTAAAGGAAAAAGCCACTGTACAGCGTCCTATAAAGGAAATTGAAGAGGAATACGATCTCTGGCAGGATCCGATATGGCAATATATCTGA
- a CDS encoding alcohol dehydrogenase catalytic domain-containing protein gives MKAMLLEKPEKIEKKPLKYSDYRYPEIGEGKVIVKVLANGVCHSDLHIIEGDFQLPGDLFPMIPGHEIVGEVVESKSNLSPGDRVGIGWFYSACGTCDQCISGHENLCPNALVSGINVKGGYAEYAALDAAYVSQIPDGVKSSEAAPLFCAGITAYSAVKRIAPSMGDRIAVFGIGGLAFYAIQMIEATGAHAVAITKGHREVAEKAGASEITDRPEGKYDGSIVFAPNSSLVKDAVSSVKTGKTVVIPAVMDKIDVPFGDFMWEKNITSVASGLRKETRAVLKMASEHNLESMIHERKLSEANEVLTELKNGKIMGRAVLIP, from the coding sequence ATGAAAGCGATGCTACTGGAGAAACCAGAAAAAATAGAGAAAAAGCCGTTGAAATATTCAGATTATAGATATCCTGAAATAGGGGAAGGTAAAGTGATCGTAAAAGTGCTGGCTAATGGAGTATGTCATAGTGATCTGCACATAATTGAGGGCGATTTTCAATTGCCTGGAGATTTGTTTCCTATGATACCAGGTCACGAGATTGTGGGGGAGGTCGTTGAATCAAAGAGTAATTTAAGTCCGGGAGATAGGGTCGGCATAGGCTGGTTTTATTCGGCTTGCGGCACTTGCGATCAATGTATTTCAGGGCACGAAAATTTATGTCCAAATGCGCTGGTATCTGGTATTAACGTTAAGGGTGGCTACGCCGAATATGCAGCGCTCGATGCTGCCTATGTTTCTCAAATTCCTGACGGAGTTAAGAGTTCCGAAGCCGCGCCATTGTTCTGTGCAGGCATAACCGCCTATTCCGCAGTCAAAAGGATTGCCCCATCGATGGGAGATAGGATTGCGGTATTTGGGATCGGAGGACTTGCGTTTTATGCAATACAGATGATAGAAGCTACTGGCGCTCATGCTGTGGCAATAACCAAAGGGCACAGAGAAGTAGCCGAGAAGGCTGGCGCCAGCGAGATAACAGATCGTCCCGAAGGCAAATATGATGGATCTATTGTTTTTGCACCAAACAGCTCGCTGGTAAAGGATGCGGTATCCTCAGTGAAGACTGGGAAAACGGTAGTTATCCCGGCGGTAATGGATAAAATAGATGTTCCGTTTGGAGACTTTATGTGGGAAAAGAATATTACAAGCGTTGCAAGCGGATTGAGAAAGGAAACCAGAGCCGTTCTTAAGATGGCATCTGAGCACAATCTTGAATCCATGATCCATGAAAGAAAACTCAGCGAAGCAAACGAAGTTCTGACGGAACTAAAGAATGGCAAAATTATGGGAAGAGCCGTGCTAATTCCTTGA
- a CDS encoding Mrp/NBP35 family ATP-binding protein — protein MPTGTIKMNTPPPTPVIGPPPKSTKYVGVKHTIMVMSGKGGVGKSTVSVNLAVALAKKFKVGLIDVDINGPDDPMLLGVSGKDVEVKGTQILPVKTPFGVDVISMGFMLPSDDTAIIWRGALRHKAIQQFLEEVQWEGYDYMVLDMPPGTGDEPLSISQLVPKVDGVIIVVTPQDVALLDARKAIDFCKKVEMKVLGIVENMSGFVCPHCGETTYIFKKGGGEEAAKKYGVPFLGRIPFSMEIVEGTDSGVPSASLNDTVSAIFTDIADKVAQYVDAMPSLK, from the coding sequence ATGCCTACAGGAACTATTAAAATGAATACACCGCCCCCTACTCCCGTAATTGGGCCGCCACCGAAGTCCACAAAGTATGTTGGAGTAAAGCACACTATTATGGTAATGAGTGGAAAAGGAGGAGTGGGAAAATCTACGGTTTCGGTTAACCTGGCAGTTGCTCTTGCCAAAAAATTCAAGGTCGGATTAATTGATGTGGATATCAACGGACCGGACGATCCCATGCTTCTCGGCGTCTCCGGGAAAGATGTCGAAGTAAAAGGTACCCAGATTCTTCCGGTCAAGACCCCATTCGGTGTTGATGTAATATCCATGGGCTTCATGCTTCCAAGCGATGATACAGCCATAATATGGAGAGGAGCTCTCAGGCACAAAGCCATACAGCAGTTTCTGGAAGAAGTCCAGTGGGAGGGTTATGACTACATGGTGCTTGACATGCCCCCAGGAACAGGGGATGAGCCACTCTCAATATCTCAGCTCGTGCCGAAGGTTGACGGGGTCATAATTGTGGTCACACCACAGGACGTTGCTCTTCTTGATGCCAGAAAAGCCATAGATTTCTGCAAAAAGGTTGAGATGAAAGTCCTTGGTATCGTTGAAAACATGAGCGGTTTTGTTTGCCCGCACTGTGGAGAGACCACTTACATATTCAAGAAAGGGGGTGGAGAAGAAGCCGCAAAAAAATACGGTGTCCCGTTCCTTGGCAGGATACCGTTCTCAATGGAAATCGTCGAAGGTACCGACAGTGGCGTTCCGAGCGCATCACTCAATGATACCGTATCTGCTATATTCACGGATATAGCTGATAAGGTCGCCCAATACGTAGATGCCATGCCTTCACTTAAGTAG